In one window of Poriferisphaera corsica DNA:
- the smc gene encoding chromosome segregation protein SMC → MRLAKLTLAGFKSFADKTEINFDAPIVGIVGPNGCGKSNVVDAIKWVLGEQSAKSLRGGAMQDVIFNGSSARKPSGMASVTLTFENLPEANGQRRLGLDVDEVAVTRQLYRDGTSEYLINNRRARLRDVKEMFMDTGVGTEAYSVIEQGKVARMLEANSQERRSIFEEAAGISKFKARKKEAIRKLERTETNLNLCRTRLEETERRLRSVKMQAARARSYQTYSVRLRELQLQYALAEYHKLEEGLSGLVEELDQAEADRAFAARELTQHEQALADAEVEGKAVVDQQKQLEHERMSEKSRKEKAEQRERFAATTLGDLTGQIERDANRLEELTERGRTLADEQVETKKLAEELAERESTVESRLEDARSKYQRLQQEANEKRRELEDEKRGIGKMMGRVNKLRSEVQSLEVYENSLHATREKIDRRAADIGDQLKGLLEERADSEAKREEAKQLLEQEQQQLEHEVQRGEQFDSQQKEISQQLGDCKQERSALDSRRGVLQEMEENQEGVSDPVKAVLALSETEGEGSAFGFVRGMLAELIEADVEDAAIVEAALGEYQQAIVVDRLADICSSEGGKEAIEALGGRVAFLAIDQPMLPSQLGMNKGVAGVKCVLDLVAYPEWLGPVALRILGQTWVVRDLDGAMMMRAVMPSGSRFVTGSGELLDADGRVYAGPMSGQMGGLISRRSELASLERSISALDVKIEADTHTLSELSENAAHVEKVTSALRKSIYDATAVSNKLESRIESLTGQVERLEREQPGLSEEIEQIQEQLEETAQKREQNRGEAEQLETDARTKKDACREAEAGIEEMVREAEDAREGVSNIRVEAGQIAEQLSSAQKQLRQIEIATADVERQHKMLEDQLVSHRGRIEDLETTQAEAKVEAEDAAGKLDVLVEQCKEIGEKVEHAEEMLAELKLNVKTHRKALNKADNRLHKLEMGKREFEVKLEGVQQRGMEQLELDVRETYKKAKGDYRISVYEYKRHLEQLEEAANAVLEVWGIGGVQVEAPVDMKAFDGLDEPSDPFEIAWDEVEKEINELRGKIHRLGNVNLDAIAEQEDLEVRHDDLIEQVKDIEEAKEQLESLIDEINTNSRTMFMQTFEEIKHNFGGKDGLFRKLFGGGRADVVMEADEDGEIDVLEAGITIMAKPPGKEPRALSQLSGGEKTMTAIALLMAIFKSRPSPYAILDEVDAALDEANVERFTQIVQSFLDVSHFIVITHHKRTMQACNIMYGITMQERGVSKRVAVQFDEVDADGQISESAVQAQESVDEKRVKPAELDVNEGPAVIEPVEMTKEDTQEMSPMRRKLAAMLEGKEPVEVEAMVNEVVDEELAVEEKVTTETK, encoded by the coding sequence ATGCGATTAGCAAAGCTGACCCTTGCGGGTTTCAAATCTTTTGCGGATAAGACCGAGATCAACTTTGATGCTCCGATTGTAGGCATTGTCGGGCCGAACGGCTGTGGCAAGTCTAATGTCGTGGATGCAATTAAATGGGTTTTGGGTGAACAGAGCGCGAAAAGTCTGCGTGGCGGTGCGATGCAGGATGTGATTTTCAACGGTTCGAGTGCGCGTAAGCCGAGCGGGATGGCGAGTGTGACGTTGACGTTTGAGAATCTGCCTGAGGCGAATGGGCAGCGGCGTTTGGGGTTGGATGTGGATGAGGTGGCGGTTACAAGACAGCTCTATCGAGATGGGACGAGTGAGTATCTGATCAATAATCGTCGTGCGCGATTGCGCGACGTGAAAGAGATGTTCATGGATACCGGGGTGGGGACAGAGGCGTATTCGGTGATCGAGCAGGGCAAGGTTGCTCGGATGCTTGAGGCGAATTCGCAGGAACGCCGATCTATTTTTGAAGAGGCGGCGGGGATCAGTAAATTTAAGGCGAGAAAGAAAGAGGCTATCCGTAAGTTAGAGCGTACGGAAACGAACCTGAATCTATGTCGTACACGGTTGGAAGAAACGGAGAGAAGGTTGCGGTCAGTGAAGATGCAGGCTGCGAGAGCGCGGTCGTATCAGACTTATTCTGTGAGGTTGCGCGAGTTGCAGTTGCAGTATGCACTTGCTGAGTACCATAAGCTGGAAGAGGGACTGAGCGGATTGGTGGAGGAGCTTGATCAGGCGGAAGCGGATCGCGCATTTGCGGCGAGAGAGCTGACGCAGCATGAGCAGGCTTTGGCTGATGCTGAGGTTGAGGGTAAGGCTGTGGTGGATCAGCAAAAGCAACTTGAACATGAGCGGATGAGTGAGAAAAGCCGCAAGGAGAAAGCTGAGCAGCGCGAGAGATTTGCTGCGACTACGCTTGGGGATTTGACGGGGCAGATTGAACGGGATGCGAATCGGCTTGAGGAGTTGACTGAGCGCGGCCGCACACTGGCTGACGAGCAGGTTGAGACGAAGAAGCTGGCTGAGGAATTGGCTGAGCGTGAGAGTACTGTTGAATCACGCTTGGAGGATGCACGTAGCAAGTACCAGCGTTTGCAGCAGGAAGCTAACGAGAAACGCCGCGAGTTGGAAGATGAAAAACGGGGTATTGGGAAGATGATGGGGCGGGTGAATAAACTGAGAAGCGAAGTACAATCGCTTGAAGTGTATGAGAATAGTTTGCATGCGACGCGTGAGAAAATCGATCGTCGTGCGGCAGATATTGGTGATCAGTTGAAGGGGCTGCTTGAAGAGAGAGCTGATTCTGAGGCGAAGCGTGAAGAGGCTAAGCAACTGTTAGAGCAAGAGCAGCAACAACTTGAGCATGAAGTTCAACGAGGAGAGCAGTTTGACTCGCAACAGAAAGAAATTTCACAGCAACTAGGAGATTGTAAACAGGAACGATCGGCATTGGATTCAAGGCGGGGTGTGCTGCAAGAAATGGAAGAGAATCAGGAGGGCGTGAGTGATCCGGTGAAAGCGGTTCTTGCGCTGTCTGAAACGGAAGGGGAGGGGTCTGCGTTTGGTTTTGTGCGTGGGATGCTGGCGGAGCTGATTGAGGCTGACGTTGAGGATGCTGCGATTGTTGAGGCGGCGTTGGGTGAGTATCAGCAGGCGATCGTGGTTGATCGATTAGCGGATATTTGTAGTAGTGAGGGTGGTAAAGAAGCGATTGAAGCGTTGGGTGGTCGTGTTGCGTTTTTGGCAATTGATCAGCCGATGCTGCCGAGCCAATTGGGGATGAATAAAGGGGTTGCAGGGGTTAAGTGCGTGTTGGATTTGGTTGCGTATCCGGAATGGTTGGGGCCTGTGGCGTTAAGGATATTGGGGCAGACTTGGGTTGTGAGGGATTTGGATGGGGCGATGATGATGCGCGCGGTGATGCCGAGCGGTAGTCGCTTTGTGACAGGGAGTGGGGAGTTGCTGGATGCGGATGGCAGAGTCTATGCTGGGCCGATGAGTGGTCAGATGGGTGGGCTGATTAGCCGGCGTTCAGAATTGGCCTCGTTAGAGCGATCTATTAGTGCATTAGATGTTAAGATTGAGGCTGATACGCATACACTCAGTGAGTTGTCCGAAAATGCAGCTCACGTGGAGAAGGTTACGAGTGCGCTGCGTAAGTCAATTTATGATGCAACCGCGGTAAGCAATAAGCTTGAATCACGAATTGAATCTTTGACGGGCCAAGTTGAGCGTTTGGAACGTGAGCAGCCTGGCTTGAGTGAAGAGATCGAGCAGATCCAAGAGCAGCTTGAGGAGACAGCTCAGAAACGTGAGCAGAATCGTGGTGAGGCGGAGCAGCTGGAGACGGATGCAAGAACAAAGAAGGATGCATGTCGCGAGGCTGAGGCAGGGATTGAAGAGATGGTGCGTGAGGCTGAGGACGCTCGGGAAGGCGTGAGCAATATTCGTGTTGAGGCTGGACAGATCGCGGAACAATTGTCGTCAGCGCAAAAGCAATTGCGCCAGATCGAGATTGCTACAGCAGATGTCGAACGCCAACACAAGATGCTTGAAGATCAATTGGTTTCGCATCGCGGCCGGATTGAAGATCTTGAGACGACGCAGGCTGAGGCAAAGGTTGAGGCTGAGGATGCGGCAGGAAAGCTTGATGTGCTGGTTGAGCAATGCAAAGAGATTGGCGAAAAAGTTGAGCATGCAGAAGAGATGTTGGCAGAGCTTAAGTTGAATGTGAAGACGCATCGAAAGGCTTTGAATAAGGCTGATAATCGTTTGCATAAGCTTGAGATGGGTAAGCGAGAATTTGAAGTGAAGCTTGAGGGGGTTCAGCAACGCGGAATGGAACAGCTTGAGCTAGATGTGCGTGAAACGTACAAGAAGGCGAAAGGTGATTACCGGATTTCGGTGTATGAATACAAGCGCCATTTGGAGCAGCTTGAGGAAGCGGCTAATGCTGTGTTAGAGGTATGGGGAATTGGTGGAGTGCAGGTGGAAGCCCCTGTGGATATGAAGGCGTTTGACGGCTTAGATGAGCCGAGCGATCCGTTTGAGATTGCTTGGGATGAGGTGGAGAAGGAGATCAACGAACTACGCGGGAAGATTCATCGCTTAGGCAATGTGAATCTTGATGCGATTGCCGAGCAGGAAGATCTTGAAGTACGTCATGATGATTTGATTGAGCAGGTCAAGGATATTGAGGAAGCCAAAGAGCAACTTGAATCGTTGATTGACGAGATCAATACGAACTCGCGGACGATGTTTATGCAGACGTTCGAAGAAATCAAGCATAACTTTGGTGGTAAGGATGGGTTGTTCCGCAAGCTGTTTGGTGGTGGTCGAGCGGATGTGGTGATGGAGGCTGATGAGGATGGGGAGATTGATGTGCTTGAAGCGGGGATTACGATTATGGCGAAGCCGCCGGGGAAAGAACCGCGTGCGTTGTCACAGCTTTCGGGTGGTGAGAAGACAATGACGGCGATCGCGTTATTAATGGCGATTTTTAAGAGCCGGCCTTCGCCGTATGCGATTCTTGACGAAGTTGATGCGGCTCTGGATGAGGCAAATGTTGAGCGGTTTACGCAGATTGTTCAGAGTTTCTTGGATGTGTCTCACTTTATTGTGATTACCCACCATAAACGCACCATGCAGGCGTGTAATATTATGTACGGGATTACGATGCAAGAACGTGGTGTGTCGAAGCGCGTTGCAGTTCAGTTTGACGAGGTTGATGCTGATGGCCAAATTTCCGAGTCGGCTGTGCAAGCTCAGGAAAGCGTGGATGAGAAGCGTGTGAAGCCGGCTGAACTAGATGTGAATGAAGGGCCGGCAGTGATTGAGCCTGTTGAGATGACGAAGGAAGACACGCAGGAAATGTCGCCGATGCGTAGAAAACTGGCGGCCATGCTTGAAGGTAAGGAGCCTGTTGAGGTTGAAGCGATGGTCAATGAGGTGGTGGATGAAGAATTGGCGGTTGAGGAAAAAGTTACGACAGAAACGAAGTGA
- a CDS encoding flagellar basal body P-ring protein FlgI, with protein sequence MKKRQVRKTEVVRIAAASMLACAAMVVVVGMPGCSKPEQRTTAPGAKPMPMFRGPSYLHGSVGSLTSLDGFAPMLVSNYSLVVDLEGTGSRQIPQHLKQYMVSELRKQGVGTPSKGYGWLSPERMMADKGSAIVAIEGMIPAGAVKGQRFDLLVSALPGTDTESLDGGRLWRTELSPGGVQFPGRFIKKEAGAIGPIYMSPMKRDISDRKELQKFSRQAVVIAGGEVKNNRDMRLVLNVPSYTRSRMIADRINEKYGYHEDSQPIAEAKTDTFIRITVPQRWAYRTEELLGLIKSTYLEVSPGFEARQAAKLAKVLEKFPEQEDEIVQAWRALGKMSLDVLRVLYDHDLQHVKRSALKAGAWLGDERASRYLQEMSKDPDWATRKMVAELLVYLPDSANGREALSALLDDAKQEVRLAAYNSIAITGHELLNRYVVRDGNDEVKFLIDRIRGIEKPLIYVTHEYGIPRIVLFNDQMKLADEGYASMWSDRLMLRSNDRVVDPTAVNVLDSAASRTTTVFYRLNAREKADVVANAKDKRKAAVEARKPKQYEIPSTVATLVYLLGHRQVDFEDQPGLDLTYSQVADVVYQLSKQGYVKAEVVLHQSPLQKQIDDYQKANQIDGVRRDSDAIDPMVEDSPAVSGEKAGRRIGAPMTLQRGFDKPQQGRAESDGSNDAKQQARPE encoded by the coding sequence ATGAAAAAAAGACAGGTACGTAAGACGGAAGTCGTGCGGATTGCTGCGGCGTCGATGCTGGCGTGTGCGGCTATGGTTGTGGTGGTCGGTATGCCTGGGTGCTCGAAGCCTGAGCAGCGAACGACTGCGCCGGGTGCGAAGCCTATGCCGATGTTTAGGGGGCCGTCGTATCTGCATGGGTCGGTTGGTTCGTTGACGTCGCTGGACGGTTTTGCGCCGATGCTTGTATCGAATTACAGTTTGGTGGTGGATTTGGAGGGGACAGGCTCGAGGCAGATACCGCAACACTTGAAGCAGTACATGGTGAGTGAATTGCGGAAGCAGGGAGTGGGTACGCCATCGAAGGGTTATGGTTGGTTGAGTCCAGAGCGGATGATGGCAGATAAGGGGAGTGCGATTGTTGCGATTGAGGGGATGATCCCAGCGGGTGCGGTGAAGGGTCAGCGATTTGATTTGTTGGTGTCTGCGTTGCCGGGGACAGATACGGAAAGTTTGGATGGTGGGCGTTTGTGGCGTACGGAATTGAGTCCGGGTGGTGTTCAGTTCCCGGGTCGGTTTATCAAGAAGGAAGCGGGAGCGATTGGGCCGATTTATATGTCGCCGATGAAGCGCGATATATCGGATCGGAAAGAGTTGCAGAAATTTAGTCGTCAGGCGGTTGTGATTGCTGGCGGTGAGGTGAAGAATAATCGTGATATGCGATTGGTGTTGAATGTGCCGAGTTACACGCGTAGCCGCATGATCGCTGATCGGATTAATGAGAAGTATGGATATCATGAAGATTCGCAGCCGATTGCGGAGGCGAAGACGGATACATTTATTCGGATTACTGTGCCACAGCGATGGGCATACCGAACAGAAGAATTACTGGGGTTGATTAAGAGTACCTATCTTGAAGTTAGCCCAGGTTTTGAGGCAAGACAAGCAGCGAAGCTGGCGAAGGTTTTGGAAAAATTCCCTGAGCAGGAAGATGAAATTGTTCAGGCGTGGAGAGCGCTTGGGAAGATGAGTTTGGATGTTTTACGTGTGCTGTATGATCATGATTTACAGCATGTAAAGCGATCTGCTCTGAAAGCTGGGGCGTGGTTGGGTGATGAGCGTGCATCGCGGTATCTGCAGGAAATGTCGAAGGATCCGGATTGGGCAACACGTAAGATGGTTGCAGAGCTGCTGGTGTACTTACCTGACTCGGCGAATGGTCGAGAAGCATTGAGCGCGCTCTTGGATGATGCGAAGCAGGAAGTACGATTGGCGGCGTATAACAGTATTGCGATTACAGGGCATGAGCTTTTGAATCGATATGTTGTGCGAGACGGGAATGATGAAGTGAAATTCTTGATTGACCGTATTCGGGGAATTGAGAAGCCACTGATTTATGTGACGCATGAGTATGGGATTCCGCGGATTGTGTTGTTTAACGATCAGATGAAGCTGGCGGATGAGGGGTATGCGTCGATGTGGAGCGATCGATTGATGCTACGGTCGAATGACCGGGTTGTTGATCCGACGGCAGTAAACGTGCTGGATAGTGCGGCGAGCAGGACAACGACGGTGTTTTATCGATTGAATGCACGTGAGAAAGCTGATGTGGTCGCGAATGCGAAAGATAAACGGAAGGCCGCTGTGGAGGCGAGGAAGCCGAAACAGTATGAGATCCCGTCGACGGTAGCGACACTGGTTTACTTACTGGGTCACAGGCAGGTTGATTTTGAAGATCAGCCGGGTCTTGATCTGACGTACAGTCAGGTGGCGGATGTGGTGTACCAGTTGAGCAAACAGGGATATGTCAAAGCGGAGGTGGTGTTGCATCAGAGTCCGCTGCAGAAGCAGATTGATGATTATCAGAAAGCTAATCAGATTGATGGTGTGAGAAGAGATTCCGACGCGATTGATCCGATGGTTGAAGATTCGCCTGCGGTTTCTGGTGAGAAGGCGGGTCGCCGAATTGGCGCTCCAATGACGCTGCAGCGCGGGTTCGATAAACCGCAGCAGGGGCGTGCTGAGAGCGATGGTAGTAATGATGCGAAGCAGCAGGCACGGCCTGAGTAA
- a CDS encoding inorganic diphosphatase, translating into MPSSDAFAKIKPGPNLPEVINAIVEIPKGRRSKFEVDKKTGMIKLDRYLYSSAMYPGDYGYIPQTLAEDGDPLDVLIMVNEPTFSGCLIEARPLGLFRMQDRGDNDFKVLAVPNTDPIFADYRDLWRVPPHFLREVEHFFATYKQLEGDNHVETLGWEGNDAAAREIIECVKRYQDEVAGES; encoded by the coding sequence ATGCCAAGTTCAGATGCATTTGCGAAAATAAAACCAGGGCCAAACTTACCTGAAGTGATTAATGCGATCGTTGAGATCCCGAAAGGGAGGCGATCAAAATTTGAAGTGGATAAAAAAACAGGCATGATCAAGCTTGATCGATACCTGTATTCCTCAGCGATGTATCCAGGTGATTATGGTTACATTCCGCAGACACTTGCGGAGGATGGTGATCCGCTTGATGTGTTGATAATGGTTAATGAACCCACATTTTCCGGATGTTTGATTGAGGCAAGACCGTTAGGTTTGTTTCGGATGCAGGACCGGGGAGACAATGATTTTAAAGTATTGGCGGTTCCGAATACGGATCCAATTTTCGCGGATTATCGTGATTTGTGGCGCGTGCCACCTCATTTTTTGAGAGAAGTCGAACACTTCTTTGCGACATACAAGCAATTGGAAGGTGATAATCATGTCGAAACATTGGGCTGGGAAGGTAACGATGCTGCCGCACGCGAGATTATTGAGTGTGTGAAGCGTTATCAAGATGAGGTTGCAGGGGAGAGTTGA
- a CDS encoding TrmH family RNA methyltransferase — protein sequence MDIETINSVNDKRLEQFRYVVRRGENDDTRFVVEGWEPVQRLVRWAREHERYQVDCVLCEQGWEDRCRDILQGLSHVNLYTASQEVFEGMMGYRFSRGCMAYGSVVRPYDFDDLGEKEFLLVCEHVENEENLGVMIRTAKAMGVGGVLLGGKGVSAYARRVIRVSMGNVFGLPVVRSTNFLKDIKRIKQKGHVVLGADVSGRAIDVARFEGRVNQKGIVLVMGNEPNGLSDEVRGLCDEMVIVPIDENADSLNVGVAAGILMYELRDKK from the coding sequence ATGGATATAGAGACGATCAATTCGGTAAATGATAAGCGGTTGGAACAGTTTAGGTATGTCGTGCGGCGTGGTGAGAATGATGATACTCGCTTTGTGGTTGAGGGTTGGGAGCCAGTGCAGCGATTGGTTAGATGGGCGCGCGAGCATGAGCGATATCAGGTGGATTGTGTTTTATGTGAACAGGGATGGGAAGATCGGTGTCGTGATATTCTTCAGGGATTGAGTCATGTTAATTTGTACACGGCTAGTCAGGAAGTGTTTGAGGGGATGATGGGGTATCGGTTTAGTCGTGGGTGTATGGCTTATGGAAGTGTTGTGAGACCATATGATTTTGATGATCTAGGTGAGAAAGAATTTTTACTGGTGTGTGAACATGTCGAAAATGAAGAAAACTTGGGTGTGATGATAAGAACAGCGAAGGCAATGGGAGTGGGTGGTGTGCTTTTGGGAGGAAAGGGTGTGAGTGCATATGCTAGACGGGTGATTCGCGTGTCAATGGGGAATGTGTTTGGTTTGCCAGTTGTAAGATCTACGAATTTTTTGAAGGATATAAAACGTATAAAGCAAAAGGGACATGTGGTTTTAGGTGCAGATGTGAGTGGCCGAGCCATTGATGTTGCACGATTTGAGGGGCGTGTTAATCAAAAAGGAATCGTATTGGTTATGGGGAATGAGCCGAACGGTTTGTCGGATGAGGTGAGGGGTTTATGCGATGAGATGGTCATAGTGCCGATTGATGAGAATGCGGATTCGTTGAATGTGGGAGTTGCTGCGGGCATATTGATGTATGAATTAAGAGATAAAAAATAA
- a CDS encoding PH domain-containing protein, with translation MFLTSTTQSPSPKTLRRKRIPIHPKHPPSPTKLDYADDGITPDIETNIRPGVMIPHDILQPGEAIILLLKPSLLYIVLAPLRAIAILAFLTLATLVANNMYTFTNPREIIFIGGVAIAARIFWQFVEWLSRTYILTDQRLIRIKGVTTVSVYETPLSNIQQTEVIRSIREQLTALGTIAFSTAGTGHIDAYWVMLNNPYEIQNTIIKTINRYHPRNKRNP, from the coding sequence ATGTTCCTCACCTCAACAACCCAATCCCCATCACCCAAAACGCTTCGCCGCAAGCGCATACCTATCCATCCCAAACATCCCCCCTCCCCCACTAAACTCGACTACGCCGATGATGGCATCACTCCCGACATCGAAACCAATATCCGTCCCGGCGTCATGATCCCTCACGACATCCTTCAGCCCGGCGAGGCCATCATCCTCCTACTCAAACCTTCACTGCTCTACATCGTCCTTGCTCCGCTCCGCGCCATTGCCATCCTCGCTTTTCTCACCCTCGCAACTCTCGTCGCCAACAACATGTACACCTTCACCAATCCGCGTGAAATCATCTTCATCGGCGGCGTCGCCATCGCAGCCCGCATCTTCTGGCAATTCGTCGAATGGCTCTCCCGAACCTACATCCTCACCGATCAACGCCTTATCCGCATCAAAGGCGTCACCACCGTCTCCGTCTACGAAACACCACTCAGTAACATCCAACAAACCGAAGTCATCCGCTCCATCCGCGAGCAGCTCACCGCTCTCGGCACCATCGCCTTCTCTACCGCAGGCACAGGACACATCGACGCCTACTGGGTCATGCTCAACAATCCCTACGAAATCCAGAACACCATCATCAAAACCATCAACCGCTACCACCCCCGCAATAAACGCAACCCATAA
- a CDS encoding LOG family protein gives MATESKKQNLDTELFQLLGQAVEQTGTSPDSSKGKRIREMMHTACKLSRDHADLGELKLLSQSLKEMRYALKVFRQYPGHRISIFGSARTPEDHPDYIACVNFSKALAESGWMVITGAGDGIMRAGHGGAGTEKSFGVSISLPFEATANDIIQGDPKLINFRYFFTRKLMFMWHSHAIALFPGGFGTQDEGFEALTLIQTGKAPILPIVCIDAPGGDYWHHWDNYMTHSLLDYGWISPEDKNLYFITDDHLKAVEHIQHFYRNYHSQRFVFDTMVIRIKRRITDKQLQELNTEFACLVKSGNIEQGPALRQERDHTELPRIYFESHKNQYGTLRRLINKLNDFDVINNPAV, from the coding sequence ATGGCCACAGAATCAAAAAAACAAAATCTCGATACAGAACTATTCCAACTCCTCGGACAAGCCGTCGAGCAGACAGGCACCTCCCCAGATAGCTCAAAAGGCAAACGCATCAGAGAAATGATGCACACAGCTTGTAAACTCTCACGTGATCACGCGGATCTAGGCGAGCTAAAACTTCTCTCCCAATCACTCAAAGAAATGAGATACGCCCTAAAAGTTTTCCGCCAATATCCCGGCCACCGAATCTCTATCTTCGGCTCTGCGCGTACGCCTGAAGATCACCCCGACTATATCGCTTGTGTCAACTTCTCCAAGGCACTTGCCGAATCTGGATGGATGGTGATCACCGGAGCAGGCGATGGCATCATGCGCGCGGGACACGGCGGAGCAGGCACTGAAAAATCCTTTGGTGTCTCAATCTCACTCCCCTTCGAAGCAACTGCAAACGACATCATCCAGGGCGACCCGAAACTCATCAACTTTCGCTACTTCTTCACACGCAAACTCATGTTCATGTGGCACTCACATGCTATCGCACTCTTCCCCGGCGGATTCGGCACACAAGACGAAGGCTTCGAAGCTCTCACTCTCATCCAGACAGGGAAAGCTCCCATTCTCCCTATCGTCTGCATAGACGCACCCGGCGGCGACTACTGGCACCACTGGGACAACTACATGACCCACTCACTACTCGACTACGGTTGGATTAGCCCTGAAGATAAAAACCTCTACTTTATCACAGACGATCATCTGAAAGCCGTCGAACACATCCAACACTTTTATCGCAACTATCACTCACAACGCTTTGTCTTCGACACCATGGTAATCCGCATCAAACGCCGCATCACTGACAAGCAACTCCAAGAACTCAACACCGAATTCGCATGTCTCGTCAAATCAGGCAACATCGAACAAGGCCCTGCCCTACGACAGGAACGCGATCACACTGAACTGCCTCGAATTTATTTCGAATCTCATAAAAACCAATACGGCACACTCCGCAGATTAATCAACAAACTCAATGATTTTGATGTCATCAACAACCCCGCCGTTTAA
- a CDS encoding phospholipase D-like domain-containing protein has product MKYQQQIELEDILETTFQDMKLSNSESDAIRQIVDDIQADHQALAFMRNKAFGIARKHINSNPTQVIDWLERLDKIIDNATRHPAQPSSSKQPVTTFSPGTSCLQLINQTLAEARIAIDICVFTITDNHITQQLIDLHKRGIPIRIISDDDKSTDDGSDIYQLKRMGIPTRTDHTSNHMHHKFAIIDHKTLLTGSYNWTRGARHNHENILRIHDSSIIKAYSQTFDHLWNEFDI; this is encoded by the coding sequence GTGAAGTATCAACAACAAATCGAACTCGAAGATATTCTTGAAACAACCTTTCAGGACATGAAGCTTTCCAACAGTGAGTCTGATGCAATACGTCAGATCGTTGACGACATACAAGCCGATCACCAAGCGCTTGCGTTCATGCGCAATAAAGCATTCGGTATCGCTCGCAAGCATATAAACTCAAACCCAACTCAAGTCATAGATTGGCTCGAACGCCTAGACAAAATAATTGATAACGCAACGCGTCATCCCGCACAACCTTCGTCATCAAAGCAACCGGTCACAACATTCTCACCCGGAACATCATGCCTGCAATTAATCAATCAAACGCTCGCCGAGGCTCGCATAGCCATCGACATCTGCGTCTTCACCATCACTGACAATCACATCACACAACAGCTTATCGATCTTCACAAACGAGGCATCCCCATTCGCATTATTTCTGATGATGATAAATCAACAGATGATGGTTCCGACATCTACCAGCTAAAACGCATGGGGATCCCAACCCGTACCGACCACACCTCAAACCACATGCACCATAAATTCGCGATCATCGATCATAAAACACTTCTCACCGGATCATATAACTGGACCCGTGGCGCTCGCCATAATCATGAGAATATACTCCGCATTCATGACTCATCGATCATCAAAGCATACTCACAAACTTTCGATCATTTATGGAATGAGTTCGACATTTAG
- a CDS encoding phosphoribosyltransferase, with the protein MPMKQDIERVLITRQEIDQRLDELAKQIYDDIIADSPSCPDNGTPIIPDITLVPILTGSIIFVADLIRRLPLKMQIRVMSVTSYPGTATSTKGASVEAALTRLPERLDGHHVLIIDDILDSGNTLKLVKEIIAKKNPATLRSCMLLRKQRPEALAEACEYIAFDIPDEFVIGYGLDYDDYYRNLPEICTLKPEVYENDL; encoded by the coding sequence ATGCCTATGAAACAAGACATCGAACGCGTCCTCATCACCCGCCAGGAAATCGATCAGCGGCTCGACGAGCTTGCCAAGCAGATCTACGACGACATCATCGCCGACTCTCCTTCCTGCCCTGACAACGGCACGCCCATCATCCCCGACATCACGCTCGTACCCATCCTCACCGGCTCCATCATCTTCGTTGCCGACCTCATCCGCCGCCTACCACTCAAAATGCAGATCCGTGTCATGTCTGTCACCTCATACCCCGGCACAGCCACCTCCACAAAAGGTGCATCCGTCGAAGCCGCCCTCACCCGCCTCCCCGAACGCCTTGATGGCCACCACGTCCTCATCATCGATGACATCCTCGACTCCGGTAATACGCTCAAACTTGTCAAAGAGATCATCGCCAAGAAAAACCCAGCAACCCTTCGATCCTGCATGCTCCTCCGCAAACAGCGACCCGAAGCCCTCGCTGAGGCCTGTGAATACATCGCTTTCGATATCCCTGACGAATTTGTTATAGGCTACGGCCTCGATTATGACGATTATTACCGTAACCTCCCCGAAATCTGTACACTCAAACCCGAGGTCTACGAAAACGATCTATAA